The proteins below come from a single Dermatophilaceae bacterium Soc4.6 genomic window:
- a CDS encoding FAD-dependent oxidoreductase, whose translation MTAPLWWDHDTPSVRPPLDGDVETDVVVVGGGFTGLWTAYHLLRLDPSLRVVVLEAESVGFGASGRNGGWVSALYPVGLDTMAKEHGPAATHALVAALRESVDDLGALAAEEGIDCGFRKGGSLVVARGPAQVSSARAGVADDARWRLPTVWLDRAEARDRLQGNGVDGATWTPDCARIHPYALVRGLGDAVERRGATIYEGTRVIALEPGRVATGGGAVVRARHVLRATEAWTPSLPGSEREVVPVYSLVVATEPLAPQTWSQIGLARYETFSEHRHLVVYGQRTIDDRLVFGGRGAPYHLGSGVEPGYDEDPAVHAGLRRSLLDLLPGLPGDTRFTHAWGGPLGIARDWHPSVRHDPETGLGSAGAYVGDGVALSQLAGCALAELVTGRPSQAAALSFVGHRSRRWEPEPLRWLGVSAGLRLAELADAEEARTGRPARLGRLLSRLTGH comes from the coding sequence GTGACCGCCCCCCTCTGGTGGGACCACGACACCCCCTCGGTGCGTCCACCACTGGACGGCGACGTCGAGACCGACGTCGTCGTCGTCGGGGGCGGCTTCACCGGCCTCTGGACGGCCTACCACCTGCTGCGGCTCGACCCGTCGCTGCGGGTGGTCGTGCTCGAGGCCGAGTCGGTCGGCTTCGGGGCCAGCGGGCGCAACGGCGGCTGGGTCTCGGCGCTCTACCCGGTGGGGCTCGACACCATGGCGAAGGAGCACGGCCCGGCGGCGACCCACGCTCTGGTGGCCGCGCTCCGCGAGTCCGTCGACGACCTCGGGGCGCTGGCGGCCGAGGAGGGGATCGACTGCGGGTTCCGCAAGGGTGGCAGCCTGGTCGTGGCCCGTGGCCCGGCCCAGGTATCGAGTGCCCGCGCGGGTGTTGCCGACGACGCCCGGTGGAGGCTGCCGACGGTGTGGCTCGACCGGGCCGAGGCCCGAGATCGACTGCAGGGCAACGGTGTCGACGGTGCCACCTGGACGCCGGACTGTGCGCGCATCCACCCCTACGCCCTCGTGCGTGGGCTCGGCGACGCGGTCGAACGGCGCGGAGCGACCATCTACGAGGGGACACGCGTGATCGCCCTCGAGCCCGGTCGGGTCGCCACCGGCGGCGGTGCCGTCGTGCGCGCCCGCCACGTGCTGCGCGCCACCGAGGCCTGGACACCGTCGCTGCCGGGGTCGGAGCGTGAGGTCGTCCCCGTCTACTCCCTCGTCGTGGCCACCGAACCCCTTGCACCGCAGACCTGGTCGCAGATCGGGCTGGCCCGCTACGAGACCTTCAGCGAGCACCGGCACCTCGTCGTCTACGGGCAGCGCACGATCGACGACCGGCTGGTGTTCGGCGGCCGGGGCGCTCCGTACCATCTCGGGTCGGGGGTGGAGCCCGGCTACGACGAGGACCCTGCGGTGCACGCGGGTCTGCGGCGCAGCCTGCTCGACCTGCTGCCCGGCCTGCCGGGCGACACCCGCTTCACCCACGCCTGGGGCGGGCCGCTCGGCATCGCCCGCGACTGGCACCCCAGCGTGCGCCACGACCCCGAGACCGGGCTCGGCAGCGCCGGGGCCTATGTCGGCGACGGGGTGGCTCTCAGCCAGCTCGCCGGGTGCGCCCTGGCCGAGCTCGTGACCGGGCGTCCCTCGCAGGCGGCGGCCCTGTCCTTCGTCGGGCACCGCTCGCGGCGCTGGGAGCCCGAGCCGCTGCGGTGGCTCGGCGTGAGTGCCGGCCTGCGGCTGGCCGAGCTCGCCGACGCCGAGGAGGCTCGCACCGGCCGGCCGGCGCGGCTGGGTCGCCTGCTGAGCCGGCTCACCGGCCACTGA